The Pseudomonas multiresinivorans DNA window TGGAGTTCGTCTGCGACACCACGCGGGCGGCAGTGAACCTGATCCTCAGCGGCACGCTGGAACGCTATCCGCGCATCCGCTGGATACTCGCCCACGCCGGTGGCTTCCTGCCGTATGCGGCCTGGCGGGTGTCGTTGGCCAACGCCTTGCCACAGTTCGCGGAGCAGGCGCCGCTGGGCGTGATGACCTACCTTCGGCGCTTCTATTTCGACACTGCGCTGGCACCGGCCGCACCGTCCATGGCGGTACTGCGCGAGTTGGTCGAGCCCGGCCAGGTGCTGTTCGGCAGCGACTTCCCGTTCGCGCCGCAAGCGCTGGTGGCCGAGCAGGTCAGCACGCTTGCCGCCAGCCGCGTCTGGAGCACGGCGGATCTCGCTGGCATTGGTCGTGGGCACGCGTTGAGCCTGTTCCCGCGCTTCGCCGCACCGGGCGAAGCGGTGGCCGTTGCATTGCCGTATGAATCCGAGTCGACCTTGCACTGGTTGGGACGCAGCGCCGGCAAGCCGTTCGCCGCCCTGGCCCAACACCTGAAGGACTGAAGCCATGAGTCAATTGTTCGAGCCGCTACGTCTGCCCAATGGCCAGGTGATCCGCAACCGCATCGCCAAGGCGGCGATGGAGGAAAACCTCGCCGATGCCGACCACGCGCCCGGCGACACTTTGTTGCGTCTGTATCGAAGCTGGGCCGAAGGCGGTGCCGGGTTGATCATCACCGGCAACGTGATGGTCGATCGCCGCGCGCTCACCGGCCCGGCCGGCGTGGTGCTGGAAGACGAGCGCCTGCTGCCGCGCTTCCGGCGTTGGGCCGAGGCCTGTCGCAGCCATGGGGCGCACGCCTGGATGCAGATCAACCATCCGGGCCGCCAGTTGATGGCCGATCTGGGCCAGCCGGCCCTCGGGCCTTCGGCCATCGCCGTGGATATTCCCGGCCTGAAGAATGTCTTCGCCCAGCCGCGCGCGCTCACCGGCGCGGAGATCGACGGGCTGATACAGCGCTACCTGAATGCCGCGCTGCTGGCCGAGCGCGCCGGTTTCAGCGGGGTACAGGTACACGCTGCACACGGCTACCTGTTCAGCCAGTTCCTCTCGCCGCTGAGCAACCGGCGCGAGGATGACTGGGGCGGCAGCCTGGAAAATCGTGCGCGCATCCTGTTGCGTACGGTGGAAGCGATCCGCGCGCGGGTAGCGCCTGATTTCTGCGTGGCGGTGAAGCTCAATTCCGCCGATTTCCAGCGCGGCGGTTTCGCCGCGGAGGATGCCGAGGCCGTGGTGCGCCTGCTCAACGACCGGGGCGTGGACCTGGTCGAACTGTCCGGCGGCAGCTACGAAAGCCCGGCGATGCAGGGGCAGACCCGCGACGGCAGCACCCTGGCGCGGGAAGCGTACTTCCTGGAGTTCGCCGAGCGTATCGCCGCCACGGCACGCATGCCGTTGATGGTCACGGGAGGCATCCGCCGGCGGGAGGTCGCCGAGCGCGCCTTGCAGGGGGCGGTCGCCATGGTGGGGATGGCCACGGCCCTGGCCGTCGATCCAGCCCTGCCCAGGCGCTGGCAGGCCGGCGAGGGCGCGCGGGTCGAGCCGATAGTCGTGGCGTGGAAGAACAAGGCCTTCGCCGCGGTGGCAACCCAGTCGGTGGTGAAGAAACAGCTGGTGCTGCTCAGCCAGGGGCGCCCGACCAATCCGCGCACTTCGCCGCTGCTGGCGTTGATCGGCAACCAGTTGAAGCTGCGCAAGCAGTCGCGCCGCTACCGGCGCTGGGTCGCCCAGGGCTGACGCGGGTCAGCCGCCCTGCGGCAAGGGCAGGGCGGCGATCTTCGAAGCCCTGGCGGGGGTGGCGCCCAGGGCGCGCAGGAGCATTTCGCTGAGCAGCACGTCCTGGCCTTCGGGTGCCCGACCCTCGAGAGTGGCGCGGATGGCCCCGGTGGCGCCGGCAATCACCAGGTCCAGCGCCACATCTTCATCGGCATAGCTGAAGACGCCTTCGGCCAGGCCGCCGCGCAGGTCCTCGCGAACATGGTTGGCCAGCGTCGAGTGCATGGCCTGGTCGTAGTGGATCACCCGCAACAGCGCGCTGGCCCATTGCGGGTCGGACTGTGCGTGCAGGACGAACATGCGCACGCCGATCGCCAGCCGCCGGGAGCCGCTGGAAATGCCGGCGCTGAGCTGGCTGATGGTCTCGGAGAAGTCGCCGGCCAGCGAGATGCCCACCGCCTCGGCCAATTCCTCGCGTGTCTTGAAGTAGTTGTAGATGGTGCCGGTGGACACCTGAGCCTCGGCGGCCAGGTCCTGGAACACCGTTGCGGCGATGTCCTGCCGGGCGAATACCCGCAGGGCTGCATCGAGCAGGCCCTGGCGGGTTCGCGCGCGTTTCTTGTGGCCGCGGGTGAGCGGTTCGCTGTGGTCTTCGCAGGGGGGGCGGTCGGTCATGGCTGGTCGTCGGCTGCGGGGCTGCGGCGATGATACGGGAAGCCCATGGCCGACCGGTACCCGCTCATGCCCGCAGCAGCGCCTGGCAGTGCTGCAGCAGGTCGCCAGCCTGCTCGGGGCGGCACTGGTGCATGATGATGCGGTCTGGCCGCACCACCGCCAGGGCCGGGCCCGGCCAGGGCGTCAGCAGGGCACCGTCGAGGGTCTCGGCGAAATCCGCACGGCTGTCGTCGCGGGCATGGCCGATCTGCAGGAAGCTGCCGCCCAGTTCCAGCCATTGCCTCTGCTGCGTGGCGTCGAGCCAGCGGCGCGGATCGGTGCCCAGCCCGACCAGTTGCAGGTGATCGCCCAGCAACTGGTCGCTGAGGCAGATGCGCCCCGCATGGCGGACCCAGGCCTGCGGAAACAGCCCGCCGCTGGCCAGCCGGGCGCGCCGCGGGCTGCGTATGAACAGGCCGCGGCGGAAGCGGTGCCTGGGCTTGATGTCCAGGTCCTCGAGGTGCCGCCGTGCCGCCGGGATGATCCGCAGGGTTTTCATGAACCCGTGGATCAGGATGGCCGCCAGGGCATTGCCGGGCATGACCAGGCGGCCCATGAGCTTGGCCAGGTCGATCATCTCGCGGGCATGGGGCTGGCGTTCCTGGTCGTAGCTGTCGAGTATTCGCGGCGTGGCACGCCCCTGGAGGACCCAGGACAGTTTCCAGGCGAGGTTGGCCACGTCGCGCAGGCCGGCCACCAGGCCCTGGCCGACGAAGGGCGGTGTAATGTGCGCGGCATCGCCGACGAGGAACACCCGGCCCTGCTGGAAGCGCTCGCAGCAGCGGGCGTGGAAGCGATAGACAGCCTGGCGCTCGATCTTCAACTGCTGGGGCTCGATCCAGGGCGCCAGCAGGGAGCGGATGCGTTCCTGGTCTTCCATCTCGTCACGGGTTTCGCCGGGGCGCAGCATGAACTCCCAACGTTCGCGGCCGCCGGGAGCGGGCATGTGCGGCGTCGGCCGGCGGTGGTCGCAGAGGAACTCGACGTGGTCGATGGCTTTTCCCTGGCGCGCGCCGGCATCGACGATCAGCCAATCCTCCGAGTAGCTCTGACCGTTGAACTCCTGGCCGATCAGCCCACGCACCCGCGAGCTCGCACCGTCCGCGCCGACGAGGTAGCGGCAGCGAACCGGGTGCGACTGGCCGTGCTCATCGAGCAGGGTGGCGGTAACTCCGCTGTCGTCCTGGGTGAAATCCTGCAGCTCCAGGCCGCCCCGGCAACGCAGGTTCCCATAGCGCTGCGCCTGCCGCCGCATCGCCTGCTCCAGGTCGGGTTGGTAGAAGGTCACCAGCTTGTGGTGGCCGTCGATGCGGCCGCTGGTATTGGCCTGGCCGAACTGGCCGACGATGGGGCAGTGCATCTTCACCTGGGGAATCACCACCGTCTCGAAGGCATCCTCCTCCAGCCCGGCGAGCTGGAGGATGCGCAGCGCTTCGTTGTCCAGGGCAATGGCGCGCGGCATGGGCAGGATGTCGTGGGTCTTGTCGATCACCAGGCTGTCCACGCCGTAGCGGCCCAGCAGGGCCGCCAGCGTGGCGCCGACCGGGCCATTGCCGACCACCAGCACGTCGACCGATTCGGGGAGGAACTCATTGTTGTTATGCATTGGGAGATCCGGGTCCGTGGGGGTTAGCCCGGATCCTGCTGATCCGGGTGGAGCGGAATCTATCAAAAATGACGAATACGTCAATATTGGTTATTTCATCATAAATTCCGCCGAAGCAATCGAGTGCCGGACGAGCGAGGGAGGAGGTGCCTGGAGGAGGCCGCGCTATCCGCTTCGGTTCCCGAACCGTCAGCGTCGACCGACTGGTAGTCGTTGTTCGTCATTCAGGGCGATTCAGCGCACCGGGATCGCTTGCAAGCGCAGTCCGCCGTGCGGCGATGCAGCCCTGCCGATGGGCAACTACAGTTGCCCATCGAGGGCGATACCGACGAAGGGGCTTCGGACCTTTGCTCAGAATGAAAAGTCACCCGTCGTGCATTCTTGTGAGGTTCGACTTCAGCCGTGGAGCCTATACGGCGCGCAGCCTGATGGTGATGGTCATCAAGGCGATCGAGTGCGGCCTGGCGGTGGATACCGGCAAGACTCAGGGCCTGCCCACGACCACCCAGCCCATCACCAACTCCTACAAGGAGTTCCTGGGCGGCGCCTACGGCCATCTCACCGGCAACTTCACGCCGGTGGGCAAGATCCGCTGACGATCCGCCACGCTGGCCGGCGGCGTGGTTGCGCGTTTTCTTGTCGACCTGCCGGCACAGTCGCTCTCGCCGCGGCGAACGCCATGGCCCTCGTCAGCGCTTCACGCAGACGAACAGCGCGTTGCCCGAGCTGCCGGCCCAGGGTGTGATCCGTTCGTAGTCATGCTCGAACACCTGGACCTCGAAGAGCGGCTCCAGCAGTCGCCGCAACTCGGCGAAAGTCAGCGCGACCATCGCGTGTTCGTCCTGCCAGGCCTGGGTCTCGCCGGCCGTGGTCTTCTCGATGCTCAGGCGCAAGGCCTGGCGCTCGCCCGCGCCGCTGTAGTACCAGCCCGAGCCGAAGGTGAACTGGCTGCCCTCGTGTTCCACCGAGTGGCGGACGAAGGAGCGGTTGTCGATCAGCCCCTTGTCCACGCTGTTGAAGCAGAACACGCCGCCGTTCGCGAGGGCTTCGTGCACGCTCGAAAGGCATGCCTGAAGCTGTTCCACGCCGGGGTTGTAGTGGATCGAGTAGAGGAAGCAGGTGATCAGGTCCAGCGGTTCCTCGGCGTGGAAGCTGGCCATGTCCTGCCGGCTGAAGTGCGCCTCGGGGCAACGCTGTCGGGCGATATCCAGCATAGGCTGGTTGATGTCCAGGCCGGCGCTGCGGTAGCCGAAGTCGAGGAAGTGGCGCACGTGCGGCCCGGTCCCGCAGGCGAGGTCCAGGTGCCGGCTTCCCTGGTTGCCGAACAGCTGGTGCAGGCGGCGCACGCAGTGGCTCTGCGCCTGATAGTCGATGTCGGCACACATCAGGTCGTAGTAGGAGGACAGGTCGGTGTACAGCGCGTTGGAGGACATAGGCAGCCAGGGAAAGGGTTCGCCGCAGGTTTGGGCGCGGCATGGTACATCAGCCGTGGCCGATCCCTGCGGAAATCGGACTGGCGTGGTCGACGAGGCAGGCGTCATGGCGAGCATCCGGCGCCTGTATCGGGTTGCCCGGGCTGGCGCCCAGCCACTCCGTCGGATAGCGGTGCCGGCCGCCGGGTCCGCAATGCACGGCCATTTTTTTCATTGGCCCCGAAAATATTTTTACTAATTTTCCTCCGCGAAAAGCTGAAGCACCATGCCGCCCCATTCCAACAACAACGTCCTTCGAGGCGGCCAGCAGGAGTGCCCAGGTGCAAGCGTTCAACGAGTGGCGACAGTGTTTTGCAGCACGGACATTCATCGATGACGCACTGAACGGCGCCCCTCGGCTCGCAACGCGAGAGGGTGCTGTTGCCACGCACCGTCTCCCGGCTTCCCTGGCCCCGCAAGCTTGCCGGGCCGCCCCGATCGACCCCCGCTGAGTTCCTCCGGCAGCGGCTGCCCGAGGCTTGGCTTCGGCTGAGGTCACCGGGCATTCGACCGCTGCGCAGGAAGCCTCGACCGGCATCACGCCGTTCCAGTCCAACGAGCCCAGAGGCTCGCAGTCCATGAGTCAGCCATGAAAAAAACAACAAGCGCTTCCGCTACGTCCTTGCCTGCCCATCAAGCCCATCACCCATCGCCGTCGTCGCGCAGTTTCCGCAAGTCGCTGGGCATCCCGGCGCTGGTGCTGTTCGGCCTCGCCTACATGGTGCCGCTGGCCGTCTTCACCACCTACGGCCTGGTGACCCGGATGAGCAAGGGGCATCTGCCGACGGCCTATCTATTCACCCTCGCGGCCATGCTGCTGACCGCCTACAGCTATGGACGCATGGTGCAGGCGCACCCGTATTCGGGGTCCGTCTACAGCTACACGCGCAACACCTTCGGCGCGGCCTTCGGCTTCATGGCGGGCTGGACGCTGCTGCTGGACTACATCTTCCTGCCGTTGCTGAGCTACCTGCTGATCGGCATCTACATGACCGACTACTTCCCCTCCGTACCGCTTTCGGTGTGGATCCTCGGGTCCATTGCGCTGGTGACCCTGCTCAATCTCGTCGGCATCGAGTCGATCACCCGGGTCAACTGGGTGCTGATCGTCGCGCAGATGGTTTTCGTGGTGGTGTTCATTGCGCTTTCGCTCAGTCACCTCAGTGCCCAGCCTGAGCCGGTGGCGCTGGTCCAGCCGTTCTATGACGAGCACTTCAGCCTGCCGCTGGTGATGTCCGGTGCGGCGGTACTGTGCCTGTCCTTCCTCGGCTTCGATGCCGTGTCGACCATGGCCGAGGAAACCCCGGAGCCGCGCCGGCAGATTCCCGCAGCGATCATGCTGGTGACCCTGATCGGCGGCGTGCTGTTCATCGTCATGGCCTACTTCGGCCAACTGGTGTTTCCCGAGTGGCAGGCGCTCACCGACGCCGATTCCGCGGCGCTCGACGTGCTGCGTCGGATCGGCGGCGAGTGGCTGGTGACCTTCTTCACCGCGACCTACGTGGCGGGCTGCTTCGCCTCGGCGATGGTGTCCCAGGCGAGCGTCTCCCGCGTGCTCTTCGCCATGGGCCGGGACGGGGCGATTCCCCGTGTATTCGGCAAGCTGGTGACGAAGAAACGCGTGCCGGCGAACGCAATCATCCTGATCAGCCTGCTGTCGCTGATCGCCCTGTTCGTCACCCTGGATACCGTCGCCAACATGATCAGCTTCGGCGCGCTCTTCGCGTTCTCGGCGGTCAACCTGGCGGTGATCAAGCACTACCTGATCGATGAGCGCCTCACCGGCAAGGGCAACTACCTGCGCTACGGGGCGCTGCCGGCCGTGGGCTTCCTCAGCACCATCTGGCTCTGGTCGAGCCTGTCGGGGATGTCCTTCCTGATCGGCTTCGGCTGGATGTGCCTGGGGTTCATCTGCCTCGCCAGTGCGACGCGGATGTTCCAGCAGCAGCTGCCGGACCTCAACATGGCGGAGTGATGACGAGGCGCATGGAGGCCAGGCGCGGCCTCCATGCCGGGCTGCCAAGAAGCCGGCCGGTACTGGTGAATGGTGGTGGCGTCGCGCTCGGCGCGAGTGGCGCTGGCATAACCAGCCTCAATGCTCATGTGTAGAGATCATTACTCCGCGCCGCCGCGCTGATGCATCCTGCCGACCGTCAGATGCCCCACGAAACGGCCGGAGTCTCCATGCACGCATCGTCATATTTCTCCCAGAGCTACGCCCAGGCGCGCAGCAGGTTCCTCGACGCCTGCGCGGCCGCCGGCCTGCTGGTGGAGTCCCATGTCCATCCACTCACCGGGCGCGATGGCGAGACGCTGGCGCTGGACGTCGCCCGCGAAGGCGCGCCCGATGCGCAGCGGCTGCTGATCATCAGCAGCGGCTGCCATGGCGCCGAGGGTTTCTGTGGCTCCGCTGTGCAGAGCGCACTGCTCGCCGACACCCAATGGCGCGAGCATGCGCTGCGCCACGATTGCGCGGTGCTCTACCTGCATGCCGCCAACCCCCATGGCTTTTCCTGGTGGCGCCGCTGGACCCAGGAGAACGTCGACCTCAACCGCAACTTCCGCGACTTCACCCAGGCGGCCCCGGAGAACCCCGGTTATGCACGCCTGGACCCGGTACTCACGCCCCGTCGCTGGCCGAGCCCGTTGGGGCGCCTGCGGCTGCTCGGCTATGCACTGCGCCATGGCCGCTGGGAATTGCAGCGGGCGATTTCCTCCGGCCAGGCCAGTCATCCCGATGGGCTGTTCTTCTCTGGCACTGAGCCGACCTGGAGCAATCGCACCGTGCGCCATGTGCTGCGTCAGCATGGCCGGCAATGCCGCGAAATAGCCTGGATCGACGTGCACACCGGCCTCGGCCCGACCGGCTACGGCGAGTACATCTACTCGGGTGATCCGCGCCCAGCAGCTTTGCTCCGCGCTCGCGCCTGGTGGGGCGAGGAGGTGCGCTCCACGGAGGAGGGCAACAGCGTGTCGGTGAAGCTCAGCGGCAAGCTGGTCCACGCGGCATTCGAGGAGTGCCCGCAGGCGCTGCTGATCTCCATGAGCCTGGAGTTCGGCACCGTGCCCGGCTCGCAAGTGCTCGAAGCGCTGCGCGCGGACCAGTGGTTGCACCGGAACCCCGGTGCGCCGGTGGCAAAGGCGCAACGGATCAAGCAGCAGCTGCGGGATGCCTTCTACGTCGACACCGATCAGTGGAAACAGGCCGTGCTGGCT harbors:
- a CDS encoding NADH:flavin oxidoreductase/NADH oxidase family protein, which gives rise to MSQLFEPLRLPNGQVIRNRIAKAAMEENLADADHAPGDTLLRLYRSWAEGGAGLIITGNVMVDRRALTGPAGVVLEDERLLPRFRRWAEACRSHGAHAWMQINHPGRQLMADLGQPALGPSAIAVDIPGLKNVFAQPRALTGAEIDGLIQRYLNAALLAERAGFSGVQVHAAHGYLFSQFLSPLSNRREDDWGGSLENRARILLRTVEAIRARVAPDFCVAVKLNSADFQRGGFAAEDAEAVVRLLNDRGVDLVELSGGSYESPAMQGQTRDGSTLAREAYFLEFAERIAATARMPLMVTGGIRRREVAERALQGAVAMVGMATALAVDPALPRRWQAGEGARVEPIVVAWKNKAFAAVATQSVVKKQLVLLSQGRPTNPRTSPLLALIGNQLKLRKQSRRYRRWVAQG
- a CDS encoding TetR/AcrR family transcriptional regulator; protein product: MTDRPPCEDHSEPLTRGHKKRARTRQGLLDAALRVFARQDIAATVFQDLAAEAQVSTGTIYNYFKTREELAEAVGISLAGDFSETISQLSAGISSGSRRLAIGVRMFVLHAQSDPQWASALLRVIHYDQAMHSTLANHVREDLRGGLAEGVFSYADEDVALDLVIAGATGAIRATLEGRAPEGQDVLLSEMLLRALGATPARASKIAALPLPQGG
- a CDS encoding bifunctional 3-(3-hydroxy-phenyl)propionate/3-hydroxycinnamic acid hydroxylase, which codes for MHNNNEFLPESVDVLVVGNGPVGATLAALLGRYGVDSLVIDKTHDILPMPRAIALDNEALRILQLAGLEEDAFETVVIPQVKMHCPIVGQFGQANTSGRIDGHHKLVTFYQPDLEQAMRRQAQRYGNLRCRGGLELQDFTQDDSGVTATLLDEHGQSHPVRCRYLVGADGASSRVRGLIGQEFNGQSYSEDWLIVDAGARQGKAIDHVEFLCDHRRPTPHMPAPGGRERWEFMLRPGETRDEMEDQERIRSLLAPWIEPQQLKIERQAVYRFHARCCERFQQGRVFLVGDAAHITPPFVGQGLVAGLRDVANLAWKLSWVLQGRATPRILDSYDQERQPHAREMIDLAKLMGRLVMPGNALAAILIHGFMKTLRIIPAARRHLEDLDIKPRHRFRRGLFIRSPRRARLASGGLFPQAWVRHAGRICLSDQLLGDHLQLVGLGTDPRRWLDATQQRQWLELGGSFLQIGHARDDSRADFAETLDGALLTPWPGPALAVVRPDRIIMHQCRPEQAGDLLQHCQALLRA
- a CDS encoding class I SAM-dependent DNA methyltransferase; translation: MSSNALYTDLSSYYDLMCADIDYQAQSHCVRRLHQLFGNQGSRHLDLACGTGPHVRHFLDFGYRSAGLDINQPMLDIARQRCPEAHFSRQDMASFHAEEPLDLITCFLYSIHYNPGVEQLQACLSSVHEALANGGVFCFNSVDKGLIDNRSFVRHSVEHEGSQFTFGSGWYYSGAGERQALRLSIEKTTAGETQAWQDEHAMVALTFAELRRLLEPLFEVQVFEHDYERITPWAGSSGNALFVCVKR
- a CDS encoding APC family permease; its protein translation is MKKTTSASATSLPAHQAHHPSPSSRSFRKSLGIPALVLFGLAYMVPLAVFTTYGLVTRMSKGHLPTAYLFTLAAMLLTAYSYGRMVQAHPYSGSVYSYTRNTFGAAFGFMAGWTLLLDYIFLPLLSYLLIGIYMTDYFPSVPLSVWILGSIALVTLLNLVGIESITRVNWVLIVAQMVFVVVFIALSLSHLSAQPEPVALVQPFYDEHFSLPLVMSGAAVLCLSFLGFDAVSTMAEETPEPRRQIPAAIMLVTLIGGVLFIVMAYFGQLVFPEWQALTDADSAALDVLRRIGGEWLVTFFTATYVAGCFASAMVSQASVSRVLFAMGRDGAIPRVFGKLVTKKRVPANAIILISLLSLIALFVTLDTVANMISFGALFAFSAVNLAVIKHYLIDERLTGKGNYLRYGALPAVGFLSTIWLWSSLSGMSFLIGFGWMCLGFICLASATRMFQQQLPDLNMAE
- a CDS encoding M14 family metallopeptidase, translating into MHASSYFSQSYAQARSRFLDACAAAGLLVESHVHPLTGRDGETLALDVAREGAPDAQRLLIISSGCHGAEGFCGSAVQSALLADTQWREHALRHDCAVLYLHAANPHGFSWWRRWTQENVDLNRNFRDFTQAAPENPGYARLDPVLTPRRWPSPLGRLRLLGYALRHGRWELQRAISSGQASHPDGLFFSGTEPTWSNRTVRHVLRQHGRQCREIAWIDVHTGLGPTGYGEYIYSGDPRPAALLRARAWWGEEVRSTEEGNSVSVKLSGKLVHAAFEECPQALLISMSLEFGTVPGSQVLEALRADQWLHRNPGAPVAKAQRIKQQLRDAFYVDTDQWKQAVLARARDTAWKAVEGLCSEIPRELA